Proteins found in one Candidatus Eisenbacteria bacterium genomic segment:
- the lpxA gene encoding acyl-ACP--UDP-N-acetylglucosamine O-acyltransferase — protein METSSRKQSFSQALSIAIPEADGLTGTWARVPGAVLELPEPRGTPPAVHPTAIVARGAELGHGVVIGPFAYIGPRVTLGDGTQVGLHAIIEGRTTMGPRCQVHHGAVIGNIPQDLKFRGVPTEVCIGHDTVVREYATVHAATGERESTIVGDHVLLMAYAHVAHNCRIGNHVILANAVNLAGHVRVDDYAIIGGMTPVHQFVTIGCHAFIGGGSRVPQDVPPFVKAAGNPLRACGLNSVGMDRRGIPAEVRLELKRAYRILYRSQLNVSQALTRIARDLKPYPEIHEFIEFVRSSERGIVR, from the coding sequence ATGGAGACCTCGTCGCGGAAGCAGAGCTTCTCTCAAGCATTGTCGATCGCGATTCCTGAGGCGGACGGACTCACCGGCACCTGGGCACGCGTTCCCGGGGCGGTTCTGGAGCTCCCCGAGCCGCGCGGCACCCCGCCCGCCGTTCACCCGACCGCCATCGTGGCCAGGGGGGCGGAGCTGGGCCACGGCGTCGTGATCGGTCCGTTCGCCTACATCGGACCCCGGGTCACCCTCGGCGACGGCACGCAAGTGGGTCTCCACGCGATCATCGAGGGCAGAACCACGATGGGCCCGCGCTGCCAGGTCCATCACGGCGCCGTGATCGGAAATATTCCGCAAGACCTGAAATTCCGCGGCGTGCCCACCGAGGTGTGCATCGGCCACGACACCGTCGTGCGCGAGTACGCGACGGTCCATGCCGCGACGGGGGAACGTGAATCCACGATCGTCGGGGACCATGTCCTGCTCATGGCCTACGCGCATGTGGCGCACAATTGCCGCATCGGAAATCACGTGATCCTCGCGAACGCCGTGAATCTCGCGGGACACGTCCGCGTGGATGACTATGCGATCATCGGGGGCATGACCCCGGTGCATCAGTTCGTGACCATCGGATGCCACGCGTTCATCGGAGGGGGGTCGCGCGTCCCGCAGGACGTGCCCCCCTTCGTCAAGGCCGCGGGAAACCCGCTCCGCGCGTGCGGGCTCAATTCGGTCGGGATGGACCGCCGCGGCATTCCCGCGGAGGTCCGCTTGGAGCTCAAACGCGCGTACCGCATCCTCTACCGCTCGCAGCTCAACGTCTCCCAGGCCCTCACGCGGATCGCGCGCGACCTGAAACCCTATCCCGAGATCCACGAATTCATCGAGTTCGTGCGCAGCTCGGAGCGAGGCATCGTGCGGTGA
- a CDS encoding bifunctional UDP-3-O-[3-hydroxymyristoyl] N-acetylglucosamine deacetylase/3-hydroxyacyl-ACP dehydratase, producing the protein MTTARQRTIARPISFEGVGLHTGQPCRVEFRPAPPDSGIRFVRLDLPGAPEIPVSPRYACADTEEMRRTILKSGDAEVHTVEHILAAAAGLEIDNLVIALTAKEPAEPRDGSAAPYVRMFQEAGLVEQHAPRRYFRVSEPVRYEENGVVLVGLPHDGLRITFTIEYDDAYLGTQHATYDIDRDVFIREIAPARTFVLQRDVDALRARGMILGGTLQNAVVVQPTGILNQEPLRFDNEFVRHKILDFLGDLYLLGRPALGHFVSIKSGHATNVRFVQRLAATERREEPVRAGKPNGTGGSIQLDIGAIMEIMPHRYPFLLIDRILSLEENRVVGIKNVTINEPFFVGHFPGHPIMPAVLIIEAMAQCGGVLLLNAVDHPKEKLVYFIGIDRAKFRKPVRPGDQLRFELTLLRLKSRICKMEGKAYVDGDLVAEAELLSSIVDRDS; encoded by the coding sequence GTGACCACGGCCCGCCAGCGCACGATCGCGAGACCCATCTCCTTCGAGGGGGTCGGACTCCACACAGGGCAGCCCTGCCGGGTGGAATTCCGCCCCGCTCCTCCCGATTCCGGAATTCGATTCGTCCGTCTCGACCTGCCCGGCGCGCCGGAGATCCCCGTCTCGCCGCGGTATGCCTGCGCCGACACCGAGGAGATGCGGCGGACGATCTTGAAAAGCGGGGACGCCGAGGTGCATACGGTGGAGCACATCCTCGCCGCCGCCGCCGGACTCGAGATCGACAACCTCGTCATCGCCTTGACGGCCAAAGAGCCGGCCGAACCCCGCGACGGCAGCGCGGCGCCGTACGTCCGGATGTTCCAGGAGGCCGGGCTTGTCGAGCAGCATGCGCCGCGCCGCTATTTTCGCGTGAGCGAGCCGGTCCGGTACGAGGAGAACGGGGTCGTGCTCGTGGGGCTCCCGCACGATGGGCTTCGCATCACGTTCACGATCGAGTACGACGATGCGTACCTCGGCACGCAGCACGCCACCTATGACATCGACCGCGACGTTTTCATTCGCGAGATTGCGCCGGCGCGCACGTTCGTGCTCCAGCGCGACGTGGACGCCCTCAGGGCGAGGGGCATGATCTTGGGCGGTACGCTCCAGAACGCCGTGGTCGTCCAGCCGACCGGCATCCTGAACCAGGAGCCGCTCCGGTTCGACAATGAGTTCGTGCGTCATAAGATCCTGGATTTTCTCGGCGATCTCTACCTTCTCGGACGGCCGGCGCTCGGGCATTTTGTTTCGATCAAGTCCGGACACGCGACCAACGTTCGCTTCGTGCAACGCCTGGCCGCGACCGAGCGGCGGGAGGAGCCCGTCCGCGCGGGAAAGCCGAACGGGACCGGCGGATCGATCCAGCTGGACATCGGCGCGATCATGGAAATCATGCCGCACCGGTATCCGTTCCTGCTCATCGACCGGATCCTGAGCCTCGAGGAGAATCGGGTCGTCGGCATCAAGAACGTCACGATCAACGAGCCCTTTTTCGTCGGACATTTTCCCGGCCATCCCATCATGCCCGCGGTGCTCATCATCGAGGCGATGGCGCAGTGCGGGGGGGTTCTGCTCCTGAACGCGGTGGATCACCCGAAGGAGAAGCTGGTCTACTTTATCGGCATCGACCGGGCGAAATTCCGGAAACCGGTCCGGCCGGGCGACCAGCTCCGGTTTGAGCTCACGCTCCTTCGCCTTAAGTCACGGATTTGCAAAATGGAGGGGAAGGCCTACGTCGATGGAGACCTCGTCGCGGAAGCAGAGCTTCTCTCAAGCATTGTCGATCGCGATTCCTGA
- the lpxD gene encoding UDP-3-O-(3-hydroxymyristoyl)glucosamine N-acyltransferase encodes MKVTLEAVAKAIDGTVVGDGSVEITGVAGIREAREGELTFLANPRYESYLELTQASAIIVSENHRNIGKPLIQNPNPYLAFLKAMRLFTGEAERPCAGVHPTAVVAEDAFIALDASVGPHVVIGRGASIGARAIVHAGCFIGARARVGDEVLLYPNVTVREECVLGDRVIVHSGTVVGSDGFGFVRDGDVYRKLPQVGNVLVEDDVEIGANVTIDRATTGTTRIGAGSKIDNLVQIAHNVQVGKNCIIVAQVGISGSTVLGDHVVLAGQVGIVGHIEIGAGAVVGAQSGVSKSVKPGERMFGYPALPLGQAKRIEASIRNLPELIQTVRRLKRRVAELEGPKEPR; translated from the coding sequence ATGAAGGTCACGCTGGAGGCGGTCGCCAAGGCGATCGACGGTACGGTCGTCGGCGACGGCTCCGTCGAGATTACGGGCGTGGCCGGAATCCGCGAGGCACGTGAAGGCGAGCTGACGTTTCTCGCGAACCCGCGATACGAGTCCTACCTCGAGCTGACCCAGGCCTCCGCGATCATCGTTTCGGAAAACCACCGGAACATCGGAAAGCCGCTGATCCAGAATCCCAATCCCTACCTCGCCTTCCTCAAAGCGATGCGTCTCTTCACCGGAGAGGCGGAGCGCCCGTGCGCCGGCGTCCATCCAACGGCGGTCGTCGCGGAGGACGCGTTCATCGCGCTGGACGCATCGGTCGGCCCCCACGTGGTGATCGGGCGGGGCGCCTCCATCGGCGCGCGCGCCATCGTTCACGCGGGCTGCTTCATCGGCGCGCGGGCGCGGGTCGGGGACGAGGTGCTGCTCTATCCGAACGTAACCGTTCGCGAGGAATGCGTTCTGGGGGACCGGGTCATCGTCCATTCCGGGACGGTCGTCGGAAGCGATGGGTTCGGGTTCGTCCGCGACGGCGATGTCTATCGCAAGCTTCCCCAGGTCGGTAACGTCCTCGTCGAGGACGACGTCGAGATCGGCGCCAACGTTACCATCGACCGCGCCACGACCGGGACCACCCGGATCGGTGCGGGCAGCAAGATCGACAATCTGGTTCAGATCGCCCACAACGTTCAAGTCGGGAAGAACTGCATCATCGTGGCGCAGGTGGGCATCTCGGGCAGCACCGTGCTTGGAGACCACGTCGTTCTCGCGGGGCAGGTCGGTATCGTCGGGCACATCGAGATCGGAGCCGGCGCGGTCGTCGGAGCCCAATCGGGCGTGTCCAAATCGGTCAAACCCGGCGAACGCATGTTCGGCTATCCCGCCCTGCCGTTGGGGCAGGCAAAGCGCATCGAGGCGAGCATCCGGAACCTACCCGAGCTCATTCAGACGGTGCGCCGGCTCAAACGCCGCGTGGCCGAGCTCGAGGGTCCCAAAGAACCGCGGTGA
- a CDS encoding OmpH family outer membrane protein: MTRQRPWGTVIWAVAAFCLTVPAPAGAADLKIGFIDSERIFAEYAGTQEAQKSFNREVQELTKTAKEKKTEIDDLQRKLDAQGPMLSEAKRDEQNQILQKKIAEYDAFVQKNWGPQGSVSKLNEQYLKPIVDRVHRIVSAIGSGENYSIIMDAADGNIIFGDKTLDLTDRVLDQLRKEDSSGVPTPSNTAPAASGGSQ; the protein is encoded by the coding sequence ATGACTCGACAGCGGCCGTGGGGTACGGTAATCTGGGCCGTCGCGGCGTTCTGCCTGACCGTTCCGGCCCCCGCGGGGGCGGCGGACCTGAAAATCGGCTTCATTGACTCCGAGCGGATCTTTGCGGAGTATGCGGGCACGCAGGAGGCCCAGAAGTCGTTCAACAGGGAGGTCCAGGAGCTCACCAAGACCGCCAAGGAAAAAAAGACCGAGATCGACGATCTCCAGCGCAAGCTCGACGCTCAGGGCCCGATGCTGAGCGAGGCGAAGCGCGACGAGCAGAACCAGATCTTGCAGAAGAAGATCGCCGAGTACGACGCCTTCGTTCAGAAAAACTGGGGTCCCCAGGGCTCCGTTTCGAAGCTGAACGAGCAGTACCTGAAACCGATCGTCGATCGCGTGCACAGGATCGTTTCGGCCATCGGCTCGGGCGAGAACTACTCGATCATCATGGACGCTGCGGACGGCAACATTATCTTCGGCGACAAGACGCTCGACCTTACGGACCGGGTTCTGGATCAGCTGAGGAAGGAAGACTCGAGCGGGGTGCCGACGCCGAGCAACACGGCTCCAGCCGCTTCGGGGGGATCCCAGTAG
- the bamA gene encoding outer membrane protein assembly factor BamA, whose product MDLRFLRDSTKAPRRSGRNPCPPGRNRPGGVSRLAAFAGVLASVALLSGSPLRAGAEPPDTLSVPPGGAQAQDSVSAPGEVSAPAAVIRRIAAKGFISVDSLVVVRTFGLAPGQPYDAKEVRSGVRRLFATGLFTDVTVSDEPTPDGGVALTIHVSERARVKEIVFRGVKKIETSTLKSKLTVADGQLLDTGTLELDARKIEAAYGEEGYAHAKVVSRTEPVGAGAVRVVFDVQEGAKVKVRGIAFHGNQAIQSDALAKAMESKTPGFLRSGAYKPERREKDETKLRLYMRTRGHKDADVDSIVPADTPDGKGVILHVFLREGPRYRFGAISWSGNTSVPTPALDAATVPKPGAIYNEAQVQKTLEHAYTMYQEQGYLFLSIEPKMADRDSLVDLVFQINEGSRSRVASLDITGNTRTKENVIRREATVFPGDTFRRSALMRTQRDIFGLGFFQDVNVDYEPTGDSSDINLTLKVQEKQTGTASAGAGYSSQSGLTGFIELGHNNLFGNGQSVNIRLERGGRRNDLELSFTEPWFRDTPLSIGFDIFNTRRNLDFYNRKDVGGGVRLGRPLRWPDYTRGIISYDLRDVTLSDFIPPRVGEPSNLQVLRTTQWPRRVSSVTLTFSRNSTDNPFYPSRGSKILLSNEVAGGLLGGVESFYKETFENKTYTRLDGPFVLMLRGKTGFLGGGQVPDYERFRLGGTTVDYLRGYPDYYVVPRANVIRDPLTGAVLDRYPGGKTMLVLTSELQFPIADPLHGLIFFEAGNTWNSTRDLDLGDLRKAIGFGVRLEVPALGRIGFDVGYGLDREDGARWEPHFQLGNTF is encoded by the coding sequence ATTGATCTTCGCTTCTTGAGGGATTCCACGAAGGCGCCACGTCGAAGCGGACGGAACCCATGTCCGCCGGGGAGAAATCGCCCCGGCGGCGTTTCGCGTCTTGCCGCCTTTGCGGGGGTCCTGGCCTCCGTTGCTCTGCTCTCGGGATCGCCGCTTCGAGCGGGCGCAGAGCCTCCCGACACGCTCTCGGTCCCGCCGGGGGGCGCCCAGGCTCAGGACTCGGTGTCGGCGCCGGGGGAGGTGTCCGCGCCGGCGGCGGTGATCCGACGGATTGCGGCGAAAGGGTTCATCAGCGTCGATTCCCTGGTCGTGGTCCGCACGTTCGGCCTCGCACCCGGTCAGCCCTATGATGCCAAGGAAGTTCGAAGCGGAGTCCGCCGCCTGTTCGCCACGGGGCTCTTCACCGACGTGACCGTGAGCGACGAGCCCACGCCGGATGGAGGCGTCGCGCTCACGATTCACGTTTCCGAGCGCGCGCGCGTGAAGGAAATCGTGTTCCGCGGCGTCAAGAAGATCGAAACCTCCACCCTCAAATCAAAGCTGACCGTCGCCGACGGGCAGCTGCTCGACACCGGGACGCTCGAGCTGGACGCGCGAAAGATCGAAGCGGCCTACGGCGAGGAGGGATATGCGCACGCCAAGGTCGTTTCGCGCACGGAGCCGGTCGGGGCGGGAGCGGTGCGCGTCGTCTTCGATGTGCAGGAGGGGGCCAAGGTCAAGGTGCGGGGGATCGCCTTCCATGGGAACCAGGCGATACAGTCCGACGCGCTCGCGAAGGCGATGGAGAGCAAGACTCCGGGATTCCTTCGAAGCGGGGCGTACAAGCCCGAGCGTCGGGAGAAGGATGAAACGAAGCTGCGTCTCTACATGCGGACCCGCGGCCACAAGGACGCGGACGTGGACTCGATCGTTCCGGCGGATACCCCCGACGGAAAGGGAGTGATCCTCCACGTCTTCCTCCGCGAGGGCCCGCGGTATCGGTTCGGAGCCATCTCCTGGAGCGGCAACACCTCCGTGCCCACTCCGGCGCTCGACGCCGCGACCGTGCCGAAGCCCGGGGCGATCTACAACGAGGCGCAGGTCCAGAAGACGCTCGAGCACGCGTACACGATGTACCAGGAGCAGGGCTATCTCTTCCTCTCGATCGAGCCCAAGATGGCCGACCGCGACTCGCTCGTCGACCTGGTCTTTCAGATCAACGAGGGCTCGCGCTCCCGGGTCGCGAGCCTCGATATCACCGGGAACACCCGCACCAAGGAGAACGTGATCCGGCGCGAGGCGACCGTGTTTCCCGGCGACACCTTCCGCCGCTCGGCGCTCATGCGGACCCAGCGCGACATTTTCGGGCTCGGGTTTTTCCAGGACGTGAACGTAGATTACGAGCCCACGGGGGACAGCTCGGACATCAATCTGACGCTCAAGGTGCAGGAAAAGCAGACCGGCACGGCGAGCGCGGGCGCGGGGTACTCGAGCCAATCGGGGCTGACCGGATTCATCGAGCTGGGGCACAACAACCTGTTCGGGAACGGGCAGAGCGTGAACATCCGACTGGAACGCGGCGGGAGGAGAAACGACCTCGAGCTTTCGTTTACGGAGCCTTGGTTTCGGGACACGCCGCTCTCCATCGGCTTCGATATCTTCAACACCCGGCGCAACCTCGATTTCTACAATCGAAAGGACGTGGGCGGCGGGGTCCGCCTCGGTCGTCCGCTCCGCTGGCCGGACTACACCCGCGGCATCATCTCCTACGATCTCCGCGACGTGACGCTCAGCGATTTCATCCCCCCGCGGGTCGGGGAGCCGTCGAATCTCCAAGTCCTGCGCACCACCCAATGGCCGCGACGCGTGAGCAGCGTCACGCTCACCTTCAGCCGCAACAGCACCGATAACCCGTTCTATCCTTCGCGCGGATCGAAGATCCTCCTGAGCAACGAGGTCGCAGGCGGTCTCCTGGGGGGCGTGGAATCCTTCTACAAGGAGACGTTCGAGAACAAGACCTACACGCGGCTCGACGGCCCCTTCGTGCTCATGCTGCGTGGGAAGACCGGATTCCTGGGGGGCGGGCAGGTCCCCGATTACGAGCGCTTCCGGCTCGGGGGCACGACGGTCGATTATCTCCGGGGCTACCCGGACTACTACGTAGTGCCGCGGGCCAATGTGATCCGGGACCCGCTGACCGGCGCGGTTCTGGACCGCTACCCCGGTGGCAAGACGATGCTGGTCCTGACCAGCGAGCTCCAATTTCCGATCGCGGACCCGCTCCACGGGCTGATCTTCTTCGAGGCCGGGAATACCTGGAACTCGACGAGGGATCTAGACCTTGGTGATCTCAGGAAAGCCATCGGGTTCGGGGTTCGGCTCGAGGTGCCCGCGCTCGGGCGAATCGGCTTCGACGTAGGCTACGGCCTCGACCGCGAGGACGGAGCCCGCTGGGAACCCCATTTCCAATTGGGTAACACCTTCTAG
- a CDS encoding ATP-dependent Clp protease ATP-binding subunit encodes MHDKFTERVRKVMYLAREEAARLQHDYIGTEHLLLGVIREGEGIAATVLNNLGLDLDAIRQAVESMVSSTGGTLTIGEIPFTPRAKRVLELSVDEARQLGHNYVGTEHLLLGLIREGEGVAARVLLELGVDRKKVREETLKLLGGTPSVSQPEREGKVETPALNQFGRDLTSLAREGKLDPIIGRELEIDRVIQVLSRRKKNNPILIGEPGVGKTAIAEGLAERIVENKVPETLKDKRIVTLDLAAVVAGTKYRGQFEERLKAVMNEIRESKDTIIFIDELHTIVGAGGAEGAIDASNMLKPALARGELQCIGATTLDEFRKYIEKDGALERRFQPIMVDPPSVDQTIQIIRGLRDKYEAHHGAKYSDESILAAVKLADRYINDRFLPDKAIDVIDEAGASARLSISAIPTEVRELEKQVEEVAKEKEASIQQQEFEKAARFRDKEKDLRAKLREHKKTWTEIKHEKEALVDVDLIAKVISRMTGIPIARLEEKESEKLLRMEEELRKSIVGQEEAVAAVSRAIRRNRAGLRDPRRPIGSFIFLGPTGVGKTELARVLARFLFDDPDALIRIDMSEYMEKFSVSRLIGAPPGYVGHEEGGQLTEKVRRKPYSVVLLDEIEKAHPDVFNILLQVLDDGQLTDSLRRKVDFKNTVLIMTSNLGARQIKGGRGLGFTERDGGSSYATMKNTIMDEVKRVFNPEFLNRIDEMIVFHPLDRPQMGSITKILLGQVADRMKGNGITLNFEDAVVDLLIQKGFDEALGARPLKRSIQKLIEDPLSEHVLRGQLKEGSDVLVSRRGDELIFAS; translated from the coding sequence ATGCATGACAAATTTACGGAACGCGTGCGGAAGGTGATGTACCTCGCGCGCGAGGAAGCCGCGCGGCTCCAGCACGACTACATCGGCACGGAACACCTGCTCCTGGGAGTGATCCGGGAAGGGGAAGGGATCGCGGCGACGGTGCTGAACAACCTGGGGCTCGATCTCGACGCGATACGCCAGGCGGTGGAGAGCATGGTGTCCTCGACCGGCGGGACGCTCACGATCGGGGAGATTCCGTTCACGCCGCGGGCGAAGAGGGTCTTGGAGCTGAGCGTCGATGAAGCACGGCAGCTCGGGCACAACTATGTCGGCACCGAGCATCTCCTCTTGGGGCTCATCCGCGAAGGCGAAGGCGTTGCCGCCCGCGTGCTGCTCGAGCTCGGCGTCGACCGGAAGAAGGTCCGCGAAGAGACGCTCAAACTCTTGGGGGGGACACCGTCCGTGTCGCAACCGGAACGCGAGGGCAAGGTCGAGACGCCGGCGCTGAATCAGTTCGGCCGCGATCTCACGTCGCTGGCCAGGGAAGGCAAGTTGGATCCGATCATCGGGCGCGAGCTGGAGATCGATCGCGTCATTCAGGTTCTCTCGCGGCGCAAGAAGAACAATCCGATTCTGATCGGCGAGCCGGGCGTCGGGAAGACCGCGATCGCCGAGGGGCTCGCCGAGCGGATCGTGGAGAACAAGGTTCCGGAGACGCTCAAGGACAAGCGGATCGTGACCTTGGATCTCGCCGCCGTCGTGGCGGGCACGAAGTACCGCGGTCAGTTCGAGGAGCGCCTCAAGGCGGTGATGAACGAAATCCGCGAATCCAAGGATACGATCATCTTCATCGACGAGCTGCACACGATCGTCGGGGCCGGCGGCGCCGAGGGAGCGATCGACGCCTCCAACATGCTGAAGCCCGCGCTCGCGCGGGGAGAGCTGCAGTGCATCGGCGCGACGACGCTCGATGAATTCCGGAAGTACATCGAAAAGGACGGCGCGCTGGAGCGGCGCTTCCAGCCCATCATGGTCGATCCGCCCTCGGTCGACCAGACCATCCAGATCATCCGGGGGCTCCGAGACAAGTACGAGGCCCACCATGGCGCCAAGTACTCCGACGAATCGATCCTCGCGGCCGTGAAACTGGCCGACCGGTACATCAATGACCGATTCCTTCCCGACAAGGCGATCGATGTGATCGACGAGGCGGGCGCGAGCGCGCGGCTCAGCATTTCCGCCATCCCGACGGAGGTGCGTGAGCTGGAGAAGCAGGTCGAAGAGGTCGCCAAGGAAAAAGAAGCGTCCATCCAGCAGCAGGAGTTCGAGAAGGCGGCGCGCTTTCGCGACAAAGAGAAGGACCTCCGGGCGAAGCTGCGGGAGCATAAGAAGACGTGGACCGAGATCAAGCACGAGAAGGAAGCGCTGGTCGATGTCGACCTGATCGCGAAAGTGATCTCCCGCATGACGGGAATCCCGATCGCGCGGCTCGAGGAGAAGGAATCGGAGAAGCTGCTCCGGATGGAGGAAGAGCTTCGGAAGTCGATCGTGGGTCAGGAAGAGGCGGTTGCGGCCGTGTCTCGCGCCATCCGGCGGAATCGCGCCGGCCTCCGCGACCCGCGCCGGCCGATAGGCTCGTTCATCTTCCTGGGACCGACCGGCGTCGGGAAGACCGAGCTGGCCCGCGTCCTGGCCCGTTTTCTCTTCGATGACCCCGACGCGCTGATCCGGATCGACATGTCGGAGTACATGGAAAAATTCTCGGTTTCCAGGCTCATCGGGGCCCCGCCCGGGTATGTCGGGCACGAGGAGGGGGGGCAGCTCACCGAAAAGGTACGGCGGAAACCCTACTCGGTCGTCCTCCTCGACGAGATCGAGAAGGCCCACCCGGACGTCTTCAACATTCTCTTGCAAGTGTTGGACGACGGGCAGCTCACGGACAGCCTGAGGCGAAAGGTGGACTTCAAGAACACCGTGCTCATCATGACCTCGAACCTGGGCGCCAGGCAGATCAAGGGCGGCCGGGGCCTGGGATTCACGGAGCGAGACGGCGGGTCCAGCTATGCGACCATGAAAAACACGATCATGGACGAGGTGAAGCGCGTGTTCAATCCGGAGTTCCTGAACCGGATCGACGAGATGATCGTGTTCCACCCGCTCGACCGGCCGCAGATGGGCTCGATCACAAAAATCCTGCTCGGGCAGGTCGCGGACCGAATGAAGGGAAACGGGATCACGCTGAACTTCGAGGACGCGGTCGTGGATCTGCTCATCCAGAAGGGCTTCGATGAGGCGCTGGGCGCGAGGCCGCTCAAGCGCAGCATCCAGAAGCTGATCGAGGACCCGCTTTCGGAGCACGTGCTGCGGGGTCAGTTGAAGGAAGGCAGCGACGTATTGGTCTCCCGCCGGGGTGACGAATTGATCTTCGCTTCTTGA
- a CDS encoding protein arginine kinase, with protein sequence MKLTGLSTSLGRWLDGSGPASDVVLSTRVRLARNLAGVPFTHRAREEQLAMVYSSVLSAVRKTPALTQSLALEMRELTPLDRQFLVERHLISHDLADNGKLRGLLVLPDESISAMVNEEDHLRLQALASGFQLRAAWESVNAIDDELAQDLDYAFSDELGYLTACPTNVGTGMRASVLIHLPSLVLTKQIGRVLQGITQVGLAVRGFYGEGSQIMGNFFQISNQTTLGQNERETIDSLERVTKQIIDSEQRARDELLKDARVQIEDKIWRAYGTLRHSRVISSQEVVNLSSAVRFGVALRIEGLASVQTLNELLVRSQPAHLQITVGRELEQRERNILRAEYIRRLLGEGGSVPVASH encoded by the coding sequence GTGAAGCTCACGGGGCTTTCGACCTCGCTCGGGCGCTGGCTGGACGGATCGGGGCCGGCCTCGGACGTGGTCCTGAGCACGCGCGTCCGCCTGGCCCGGAACCTCGCCGGCGTGCCGTTCACACACAGGGCGCGCGAAGAACAGCTGGCGATGGTCTACTCGAGCGTTTTGTCCGCGGTCCGGAAGACGCCGGCGCTCACGCAATCGCTCGCGCTCGAGATGCGCGAGCTCACGCCGCTCGACCGGCAGTTCCTCGTGGAGCGACACCTGATCAGCCATGACCTGGCGGACAACGGGAAGCTGCGCGGACTCTTGGTGCTTCCCGACGAGAGCATCTCCGCGATGGTCAACGAGGAGGATCACCTGAGGCTTCAAGCGCTGGCCTCGGGTTTTCAGCTTCGCGCCGCGTGGGAGTCGGTGAACGCCATCGATGATGAATTGGCCCAGGACCTGGACTATGCTTTCAGCGACGAGCTGGGGTATTTGACCGCCTGTCCGACCAACGTCGGCACGGGGATGCGAGCGTCGGTGCTGATCCACCTCCCGTCGCTCGTGCTGACGAAGCAAATCGGACGCGTGCTGCAGGGCATCACGCAGGTGGGCCTCGCGGTGCGTGGATTTTACGGTGAAGGGTCCCAGATCATGGGAAACTTCTTCCAGATTTCGAACCAGACGACCTTGGGACAGAACGAACGCGAGACGATCGACAGCTTGGAACGCGTCACGAAGCAGATCATCGATTCGGAGCAGAGGGCGCGGGACGAGCTCCTAAAAGACGCAAGAGTTCAGATCGAGGACAAGATCTGGCGCGCCTACGGCACCCTTCGTCACAGCCGCGTCATCTCCTCTCAGGAGGTGGTCAACCTCTCTTCCGCGGTGCGCTTCGGGGTGGCACTGCGGATCGAGGGCCTGGCGAGCGTGCAGACTCTGAACGAGCTCTTGGTGCGGTCCCAACCGGCGCACCTTCAAATTACCGTCGGACGCGAGCTCGAGCAGCGCGAGCGGAACATCCTGAGGGCGGAATATATCCGGAGGCTTCTCGGCGAGGGAGGCTCGGTTCCGGTTGCGAGTCATTAG
- a CDS encoding ABC transporter ATP-binding protein, protein MNEAAAPALEARGLAKTYHDGMAPVEVLRDANLSVHSGEVVAVVGASGSGKSTLLHLLGGLDRPTAGSVRVGGEDLSLLDESGRSQLRARAVGFVFQFHQLLPEFTALENVMMAGWIAGAPRGATRERAESLLRDLGLIERAEHKPAELSGGEQQRVAVARALHMKPAVLLADEPTGNLDRRASSVLLEIFDRYRSQEQQAIVIATHNPDVAKSAGRVVALEDGYLRPIRMEAGRI, encoded by the coding sequence ATGAATGAGGCGGCAGCTCCCGCGCTCGAGGCCAGGGGCCTCGCGAAGACCTACCACGACGGCATGGCGCCCGTCGAAGTTCTTCGCGATGCCAACCTCAGCGTCCATTCCGGCGAAGTGGTGGCGGTCGTGGGGGCCTCGGGATCCGGAAAATCCACGCTGCTTCATCTCCTGGGGGGGCTCGACCGGCCGACCGCCGGCTCCGTGAGGGTCGGCGGGGAGGATCTCTCGCTCCTGGACGAGTCGGGACGGTCGCAACTTCGCGCCCGGGCGGTGGGGTTCGTGTTCCAGTTCCACCAGCTGCTGCCCGAGTTCACGGCCCTGGAAAACGTGATGATGGCGGGCTGGATCGCGGGCGCCCCGCGCGGGGCGACGCGAGAGCGCGCGGAGAGCCTTCTGCGCGATCTCGGGCTGATCGAGCGGGCGGAGCACAAACCGGCCGAGCTTTCGGGAGGCGAGCAGCAGCGGGTGGCGGTGGCTCGCGCCTTGCATATGAAGCCTGCGGTCCTTCTCGCGGACGAGCCCACGGGGAACCTGGACAGGCGGGCTTCGTCGGTGCTCTTGGAAATCTTTGACAGGTATCGGTCCCAGGAGCAACAAGCTATTGTCATTGCGACACATAACCCGGATGTTGCCAAATCGGCGGGCCGGGTGGTTGCCCTTGAGGATGGATATCTGAGGCCGATTAGAATGGAAGCGGGTCGCATCTAA